One window of the Halobacillus litoralis genome contains the following:
- the asnS gene encoding asparagine--tRNA ligase, giving the protein MKTTITEVAKHVGEEVTIGAWLSNKRSSGKIAFLQLRDGTGFMQGIVVKADIGEEKFQEAKALTQESSLYVTGVIVEDTRSPLGFEMQVNDFEIIHEAVDYPITPKEHGTEFLMDHRHLWLRSKRQHAVMKVRNEIIRATYEFFNENGYVKIDPPILTGSSAEGTTELFHTKYFEEDAYLSQSGQLYMEAAAMAFGRVFSFGPTFRAEKSKTRRHLIEFWMIEPEMAFMDHEDSLEVQEQYVSHVVQSVLNNCKIELEALGRDTEKLEKVKAPFPRISYDDAIQMVKEKGFDDIEWGDDFGAPHETAIAESYDKPVFITNYPAEIKAFYMKPDPKRSEVVLCADLIAPEGYGEIIGGSQRIDDLELMKQRYEEHDLTGDAYKWYLQLREYGSVPHSGFGLGLERTVAWIAGVEHVRETIPFPRLLNRLYP; this is encoded by the coding sequence GTGAAAACGACGATTACAGAAGTAGCAAAGCATGTCGGGGAAGAAGTTACGATTGGAGCATGGCTCAGTAACAAACGTTCAAGCGGGAAAATTGCATTTCTTCAACTCCGTGATGGAACAGGATTTATGCAAGGGATAGTTGTCAAAGCAGATATTGGTGAAGAAAAGTTTCAAGAAGCCAAAGCACTTACCCAAGAATCTTCTCTTTATGTCACCGGAGTGATTGTAGAAGATACCCGCTCACCATTAGGTTTTGAGATGCAAGTCAATGATTTTGAAATCATTCACGAAGCAGTTGATTATCCGATCACCCCTAAAGAGCATGGTACAGAATTTTTGATGGACCATCGGCACTTATGGTTGCGCTCTAAGCGTCAGCATGCTGTGATGAAGGTGCGTAACGAAATCATTCGCGCTACGTATGAATTCTTCAATGAAAACGGTTATGTTAAGATCGATCCGCCAATTTTAACCGGTTCCTCTGCAGAAGGAACGACTGAGCTCTTCCATACGAAATATTTCGAAGAAGATGCTTATTTATCTCAAAGTGGGCAGCTTTATATGGAAGCAGCCGCTATGGCATTTGGTCGAGTATTCAGTTTCGGCCCGACCTTCCGTGCTGAAAAATCCAAAACGCGCCGTCACTTGATTGAATTCTGGATGATCGAACCGGAAATGGCATTCATGGATCATGAAGACAGCCTTGAAGTCCAGGAACAATATGTTTCCCATGTCGTCCAGTCTGTCTTGAATAATTGTAAGATTGAACTAGAAGCATTAGGACGCGACACAGAAAAACTGGAAAAAGTAAAAGCCCCATTCCCTCGTATCAGTTACGATGATGCTATTCAAATGGTGAAAGAAAAAGGCTTTGATGACATTGAATGGGGGGATGACTTCGGTGCACCTCATGAAACTGCCATTGCAGAAAGCTATGATAAACCGGTATTCATAACGAATTATCCAGCTGAAATCAAAGCCTTCTATATGAAACCAGATCCAAAGCGTTCGGAAGTCGTCTTGTGTGCTGACTTGATCGCTCCTGAAGGATATGGTGAGATTATCGGAGGTTCGCAGCGAATCGATGACTTGGAATTAATGAAGCAGCGATATGAAGAGCATGACTTAACGGGGGATGCTTATAAATGGTATCTTCAGTTGAGAGAGTACGGAAGCGTTCCACACTCTGGGTTCGGACTAGGTTTAGAACGGACAGTAGCATGGATCGCCGGGGTTGAACATGTACGTGAAACAATCCCATTCCCGCGCCTATTGAACCGTCTTTACCCTTGA
- the dinG gene encoding ATP-dependent DNA helicase DinG, with the protein MTTFAIVDLETTGNSASKGDRIIEIGIVVMNEEGSVVEEFSSLVYPEREIPPFITSLTGIEDEDVLEAPLFSEIAEDIYPLFQNGYIVAHNIEFDLSFLNDELARCGYQPLHNPIIDTVEFSRIMLPTSPTYKLGQLADHLNMGHDRPHRALSDAQVTADLLAYLLKELKSLPERTLVHLLKVESKLKSDLRPFIQLNIDQKRYGQITDPDIDIRHGISVRKQTNLRTTAPINLPSFESWKKDVYEGENGLKSLLDNFENRQGQQEMTTNVHEAFEQDKHAVIEAGAGTGKSVAYLLTASYHALQHDSRVVITTHTTSLQKQLLEDEIPKVERMFPRPIKAVLYKGKSHYISLVHFHYELENSYQDNYDVALTKAMILVWLTTTRTGDVDEIQLPSNGRQFWHKVSAEQSSKSVQLGYVDDSFYQWAQQKALHADLVITNHALFCMDIMKEESILPEYDRVVIDEAHHLESVSSRYFGVRMNYKEIQRHLTQFGEIFHKSVYRQWPLQREFHQYLERGQYAIDEAKEELSHLSRFIYQNVKKQKNLKGKSDVGRIQLVLKPEEMPSFMTTAKEMSYRFLASLQKLSHEMSKIEEQLRGLLSLKEDEGVPILLTRLHTHRELCQTIRSQLIHYFDFVREGEVKWVEIEGEGAANSIYLFSEPFDIARLLNQRLFQVKKSVILTSATLATDHSFTYIRDTLGLIDDERTLEVNIPSPYNYKNQVQLMVPNDFPNVKEDPDAFIEAISEAIYSVAEVTRGRMLVLFTSYDMLRKTYHLLRDFIDPEEFMIFAQGISSGSRDRLKKNFQAFDQAILLGTSSFWEGVDIPGDDLSCLMMVRLPFQPPDQPVQSIRNERMKKEGKNSFMEKSLPHAIIRFKQGFGRLIRSNKDRGIVFICDTRLMEARYGKYFLSSLPDVPVSYKSTRQLINQIEDWL; encoded by the coding sequence ATGACTACATTTGCAATTGTAGACTTAGAAACAACAGGAAATTCAGCATCTAAAGGAGATCGGATCATTGAGATCGGTATCGTTGTGATGAATGAAGAGGGATCCGTAGTAGAGGAATTCTCTTCTTTGGTTTACCCTGAAAGAGAGATCCCTCCGTTCATCACTTCCTTAACAGGGATAGAGGATGAAGATGTATTGGAAGCACCATTATTCTCGGAAATAGCAGAGGACATTTATCCTCTTTTTCAAAATGGATATATCGTTGCACATAATATAGAGTTCGACCTCAGCTTTTTGAATGATGAGTTAGCACGCTGCGGTTATCAACCATTACATAATCCCATCATTGATACAGTAGAATTTTCCAGGATCATGCTCCCGACCTCCCCGACTTATAAGCTGGGCCAATTGGCTGACCACTTGAATATGGGACACGATCGTCCTCATCGGGCTCTTTCTGATGCTCAAGTGACAGCGGATCTATTAGCATATCTTTTGAAAGAATTGAAAAGTCTCCCTGAGCGGACTTTGGTTCACCTTTTAAAGGTGGAATCTAAACTGAAAAGTGATCTTCGCCCTTTCATTCAACTGAATATAGACCAGAAACGTTATGGCCAAATAACAGATCCAGACATCGACATCCGTCATGGAATTTCTGTGAGAAAACAAACGAACTTACGTACCACGGCCCCTATAAATCTTCCTTCTTTTGAAAGTTGGAAAAAAGACGTTTATGAAGGTGAAAATGGTCTGAAAAGTCTGCTTGATAACTTTGAAAATAGACAAGGTCAGCAAGAGATGACTACAAATGTCCACGAGGCTTTTGAACAAGACAAACATGCAGTGATTGAAGCCGGGGCTGGGACGGGGAAATCGGTCGCTTATTTGTTGACTGCTTCCTATCATGCATTACAGCATGATTCGAGAGTGGTTATTACCACACATACAACCAGTCTTCAGAAACAATTGTTAGAAGATGAGATCCCTAAAGTCGAAAGAATGTTCCCACGCCCGATCAAAGCAGTTTTATATAAAGGGAAAAGTCACTATATCAGTCTGGTACATTTTCATTATGAACTCGAGAATTCTTATCAGGACAATTATGATGTAGCTCTTACTAAAGCCATGATTCTTGTATGGTTAACGACTACGAGGACTGGTGATGTCGATGAAATCCAATTGCCCTCCAATGGCCGGCAGTTCTGGCATAAAGTTTCGGCGGAGCAGTCAAGTAAATCCGTGCAGTTGGGTTATGTGGATGATTCATTTTATCAATGGGCTCAACAAAAAGCATTACATGCAGATTTGGTCATTACCAACCATGCACTGTTTTGTATGGATATTATGAAAGAGGAATCGATTTTACCGGAATATGACCGTGTCGTCATCGATGAAGCTCATCATTTGGAATCTGTTTCCAGCCGTTATTTCGGTGTAAGAATGAATTATAAAGAGATACAAAGGCACTTAACCCAATTTGGGGAAATCTTTCACAAGAGTGTATACAGGCAGTGGCCGTTACAACGAGAATTTCATCAATACCTTGAAAGAGGACAGTATGCCATTGATGAAGCAAAAGAAGAGTTGAGTCATCTTTCCCGTTTCATTTACCAAAATGTAAAAAAGCAAAAAAATCTCAAAGGGAAAAGTGATGTGGGGAGAATCCAACTGGTACTTAAACCGGAGGAAATGCCTTCTTTCATGACTACAGCTAAAGAAATGTCCTACCGCTTCTTAGCTTCTTTACAAAAGCTCAGCCATGAAATGAGTAAAATTGAAGAGCAATTGAGAGGGCTATTATCCCTTAAAGAAGACGAAGGTGTTCCCATTTTATTGACCCGTCTGCATACACATAGAGAACTTTGTCAGACAATTCGTTCCCAACTGATACACTACTTTGACTTCGTAAGAGAGGGAGAAGTGAAGTGGGTAGAGATTGAAGGAGAAGGGGCAGCCAATTCCATCTATTTGTTCAGTGAACCCTTTGACATCGCGCGCTTGCTTAACCAACGCCTGTTTCAGGTGAAGAAGAGTGTCATTTTGACAAGTGCCACTCTTGCTACCGATCATTCGTTCACATATATCCGTGACACTTTGGGGTTAATTGATGATGAACGCACATTAGAAGTCAACATACCTTCACCCTACAATTATAAAAACCAGGTGCAATTGATGGTCCCCAATGACTTTCCGAATGTGAAGGAAGATCCTGATGCTTTCATAGAAGCAATCAGTGAAGCGATATATTCTGTGGCTGAAGTGACTAGAGGAAGGATGCTCGTCCTATTCACCTCATATGACATGCTGAGAAAAACCTATCATTTGTTGAGGGATTTCATCGATCCAGAAGAGTTCATGATTTTCGCTCAAGGGATTTCCAGTGGAAGCAGAGACCGTCTGAAAAAGAATTTCCAGGCTTTCGATCAGGCGATTTTATTAGGGACAAGTTCGTTTTGGGAAGGTGTCGATATTCCAGGAGATGATTTATCCTGTCTTATGATGGTACGCTTACCTTTTCAACCCCCAGACCAGCCTGTCCAATCCATCAGGAACGAACGTATGAAAAAAGAAGGGAAAAATTCCTTTATGGAAAAATCCCTCCCTCATGCAATCATCCGTTTTAAACAAGGTTTTGGCAGGTTGATTAGAAGCAACAAGGATAGAGGTATCGTATTCATTTGTGATACAAGGTTGATGGAAGCTCGTTACGGCAAGTATTTCTTATCTTCACTTCCTGATGTACCAGTTTCTTATAAATCGACAAGACAATTGATTAATCAAATAGAAGATTGGTTGTAA
- a CDS encoding DnaD domain-containing protein: MAKYQSFQDILDNQMVVPKQLLMNYQKLNINETDLVVILQIHRFRSDGNNFPTPEELADHLSISSQECSQVLRSLIQKRIMTIEQNHNEDKVLNECYSLEPLWEKLFAATPARKEPSYDENIFPLFEQEFGRPLSPFEIETINIWLDEEEQAPALIKAALREAVLMSKLNFKYIDRILREWKRKGVRTVEQAREQGKQFRQAQQPAKAQQQLESKKRDISLYYNWLEEDS; this comes from the coding sequence TTGGCTAAATATCAAAGTTTCCAAGACATCCTGGATAACCAAATGGTCGTTCCCAAACAATTGTTGATGAATTATCAAAAACTGAACATCAATGAAACAGATTTGGTGGTTATTTTACAAATTCATCGATTTCGGTCGGACGGAAATAATTTTCCCACTCCAGAGGAATTGGCAGATCATCTGTCTATATCTTCCCAAGAATGCTCACAAGTGCTGAGAAGTCTCATTCAAAAGCGAATTATGACTATTGAGCAAAACCATAACGAAGACAAGGTGTTAAATGAGTGTTATTCACTGGAACCATTATGGGAAAAACTGTTCGCGGCTACACCTGCACGAAAAGAGCCATCTTATGATGAAAATATTTTTCCCTTATTTGAGCAGGAATTCGGAAGACCATTGTCCCCATTTGAAATTGAAACGATCAATATTTGGTTAGACGAAGAAGAGCAGGCTCCAGCATTAATCAAAGCAGCGTTGCGAGAAGCAGTTTTGATGAGTAAACTCAACTTCAAGTATATCGACCGTATTTTGAGGGAATGGAAAAGAAAAGGAGTAAGGACCGTAGAACAAGCCCGCGAGCAGGGGAAACAATTCAGACAGGCTCAGCAACCAGCTAAAGCACAGCAGCAGCTGGAAAGTAAGAAGCGGGATATCTCATTGTACTATAACTGGTTGGAGGAGGATTCTTAA
- the nth gene encoding endonuclease III — MLNKKQIRHCLDAFEEMFPEAECELTHSNPFELLVAVVLSAQATDALVNKVTPGLFEKYKTPEDFMAVPLEELQDDIRRIGLYRNKAKNIKKLSQTLVEEHGGEVPSTKKQLENLAGVGRKTANVVASVAFDEPAIAVDTHVERVSKRLGLSRWKDSVLEVEKTLMRKIPIEEWSVTHHRMIFFGRYHCKAQRPNCEECPLLFLCREGQKRIRKKEKQ, encoded by the coding sequence ATGCTGAATAAAAAACAAATCCGTCATTGTTTAGATGCCTTTGAAGAAATGTTTCCAGAGGCAGAATGTGAATTGACACACAGCAACCCATTTGAACTCTTAGTGGCAGTCGTATTATCTGCCCAAGCTACGGACGCGCTTGTAAACAAGGTAACTCCTGGTCTGTTTGAAAAATATAAAACACCTGAAGATTTCATGGCTGTCCCGCTTGAAGAACTGCAAGATGATATTAGAAGAATCGGGCTGTATCGGAACAAGGCAAAAAATATTAAGAAGCTTTCCCAAACGCTTGTTGAAGAGCATGGAGGGGAAGTTCCTTCTACCAAAAAACAACTCGAAAACTTGGCTGGAGTAGGAAGGAAGACCGCAAATGTCGTGGCATCAGTTGCCTTCGATGAACCGGCGATTGCGGTAGATACTCACGTAGAGCGTGTTTCGAAAAGATTGGGCCTCTCCCGGTGGAAAGACTCTGTTTTAGAAGTTGAAAAAACGTTAATGAGAAAAATCCCCATCGAAGAGTGGAGTGTGACACATCACCGGATGATTTTCTTCGGTAGATATCATTGCAAGGCTCAGCGGCCCAACTGTGAAGAATGTCCACTATTATTCTTATGCAGGGAAGGGCAGAAACGTATCCGAAAAAAAGAAAAGCAATAG
- a CDS encoding pyridoxal phosphate-dependent aminotransferase yields the protein MQLADRVQSLTPSSTLAITAKAKALKAEGHDVIGLGAGEPDFNTPSYIIEAAKRAMDEGLTKYTPAGGIPELKNSITTKLKRDQSLTYTNEQIIVTTGAKHALFTLFQVLLNEGDEVIVPAPYWVSYPEQIKLAGGKPVILPAQESNDFKITPGQLKEVITPKTKAVIINSPSNPTGMMYSEDELRALGQVCLENDILVVSDEIYEKLIYTEESHVSIAQLSEDLYNQTVIINGVSKSHSMTGWRIGFAAGNKQIIKAMSNMASHSTSNPTSIAQYAALAAYTGSEEKVIEMRDAFKDRLEALYQWLIEIPGVECVKPSGAFYLFPNVKKAAEEGGFEDVDSWVKALLDEEKVALVPGSGFGSPENVRLSYATSLDQLEKAADRIKRFVNNHQS from the coding sequence ATGCAATTAGCAGACCGCGTGCAATCTTTGACACCATCAAGTACATTAGCCATTACAGCTAAAGCGAAAGCATTGAAAGCAGAAGGCCATGATGTGATCGGATTAGGAGCTGGGGAACCAGATTTCAATACACCATCTTATATTATCGAAGCAGCCAAAAGAGCAATGGATGAAGGGTTGACGAAATATACACCAGCAGGTGGCATACCTGAGCTGAAAAACAGTATTACCACCAAGTTGAAACGTGATCAAAGCTTAACGTACACAAATGAACAGATCATCGTGACAACAGGGGCCAAACATGCATTATTCACACTCTTTCAAGTGCTGTTGAATGAAGGGGACGAAGTCATCGTACCAGCACCGTATTGGGTCAGTTACCCAGAGCAAATCAAATTAGCGGGTGGAAAGCCCGTCATTCTTCCGGCTCAAGAATCGAATGATTTCAAAATTACTCCAGGTCAATTGAAAGAAGTCATTACACCTAAAACGAAAGCGGTCATCATCAATTCACCGAGTAATCCGACAGGGATGATGTATTCAGAAGATGAATTGAGAGCACTTGGGCAAGTTTGCCTAGAAAATGACATATTAGTCGTATCAGATGAAATTTATGAAAAACTTATTTACACAGAAGAAAGCCATGTATCAATCGCTCAGTTGTCCGAGGATCTTTATAACCAAACGGTCATTATCAATGGAGTTTCGAAATCCCATTCCATGACTGGATGGAGGATCGGCTTCGCTGCAGGTAATAAACAGATTATCAAAGCGATGTCGAATATGGCTTCTCATTCTACATCCAATCCGACTTCAATCGCCCAATATGCCGCTTTAGCTGCCTATACGGGTTCAGAAGAAAAGGTGATTGAGATGAGAGATGCTTTCAAAGATCGTCTGGAAGCACTCTATCAATGGCTCATCGAAATTCCAGGAGTAGAATGTGTCAAACCATCTGGGGCATTTTATTTATTTCCAAATGTCAAAAAAGCAGCAGAAGAAGGTGGGTTCGAAGATGTAGACAGTTGGGTGAAAGCTCTGCTGGATGAAGAAAAAGTAGCTCTCGTTCCCGGTTCAGGCTTTGGAAGTCCGGAAAATGTCCGGTTATCTTATGCAACATCATTGGATCAACTCGAAAAAGCAGCCGATAGAATCAAACGTTTTGTAAACAATCATCAATCATAA
- a CDS encoding YpmA family protein — protein sequence MENKIETLSTVRIQKSDDLYKVVDTLNRTLKENNLMFGLSLDDDDAETAVFTIYRT from the coding sequence ATGGAGAATAAAATTGAAACACTTTCGACCGTAAGAATTCAAAAATCCGACGATTTATATAAGGTTGTCGATACATTGAATCGCACACTGAAAGAAAATAATCTAATGTTTGGATTGTCTTTGGATGATGACGATGCTGAAACCGCAGTCTTCACCATATACCGCACCTAG
- the panD gene encoding aspartate 1-decarboxylase, with protein sequence MFRTMMKAKIHRARVTEANLNYVGSITIDQNLMDQVGILPHEKVQIVNNNNGSRLETYVISGERGSGVICLNGAAARLVQPDDVVIIVSYAILSEEELADFKPKIALMGEGNQVEEIIEEEPPLTALPF encoded by the coding sequence ATGTTTCGCACCATGATGAAAGCCAAAATCCATCGCGCCCGGGTAACGGAAGCGAACTTGAATTATGTGGGGAGTATTACAATTGACCAGAATTTGATGGACCAAGTAGGGATTCTTCCTCATGAAAAGGTTCAAATCGTCAATAATAATAATGGTTCCCGTTTAGAGACTTATGTGATTTCAGGAGAGCGTGGAAGTGGAGTTATATGCTTGAACGGAGCTGCAGCAAGGCTTGTCCAACCAGATGATGTCGTCATAATCGTCTCTTATGCCATACTTAGTGAAGAAGAATTAGCAGATTTCAAACCGAAAATTGCCTTGATGGGCGAAGGTAATCAAGTGGAAGAAATCATAGAAGAGGAACCACCATTAACGGCTTTACCTTTTTGA
- a CDS encoding DUF5590 domain-containing protein, translating into MLKPQSSPYTAPRWLKWALLIAGILLILGLSLAVWMYIDINGDRKKGHEQAASFAKSETEISQIEKVSTYHGEREIHVVQGLKENEDSLIVFMDLKDEKILDTVSDKETLSIEEMQGQWADSCSACTFKDVQYGYEENEPVYQLTYIDGQDRYVLDYFTLTGDSFDQRFAFRKKE; encoded by the coding sequence ATGCTGAAACCGCAGTCTTCACCATATACCGCACCTAGATGGCTGAAATGGGCTTTGCTCATCGCAGGAATACTTTTGATCTTAGGCCTTTCATTAGCCGTGTGGATGTATATAGATATCAATGGTGATCGAAAAAAAGGACATGAGCAAGCGGCGTCATTTGCAAAAAGTGAAACTGAAATATCACAAATAGAGAAAGTTTCTACATACCACGGCGAAAGGGAGATCCATGTCGTTCAAGGCCTGAAAGAAAATGAGGATAGTTTAATCGTTTTTATGGACTTGAAAGATGAGAAAATCCTCGATACGGTTTCTGATAAAGAAACCCTTTCAATAGAAGAAATGCAAGGACAATGGGCGGACAGTTGTTCAGCATGCACTTTCAAAGACGTGCAATATGGTTATGAAGAAAACGAGCCCGTCTATCAACTGACCTATATTGATGGTCAAGATCGGTATGTGCTCGACTATTTCACATTGACAGGTGATTCATTCGACCAGCGTTTCGCCTTTAGAAAAAAAGAATAG